CGTCATTATCAACAGAGATAGTCCTCCTATTACTCCCAATAACAGTATTTTATTTTCAGTTAGTGAATACTTATAAATCGGTAGTTCTAAATTTCTAAAAGAAAAAGCGATAAGTAATATATACGAACCAAAACAAGCAAAGATAACATTTTGAGCGGTCTCTAATGGAACATCAAAGTCCAGTAAGGCGACATATAAGAAGAAAAGTAAGGTGGAGGTGAAAACTCCAACACCGATGGTTAAAAATTTAACCGATGAGTCAAAGAAGGTTTTGTTTGGCCTGTCTTTAGTTACAGCCTGTTTATCAAAAGCGTAGGCAATGGATGGAATGCTACCAGTAAATAGGTTGACCCATATGATCTGAATGGCCGACAAGGGCATGGCTAAGCCGGCAATAATGGCTCCGCCGATTAAGAACACCTCATCTAAGGAATTGGACATAAGATAGACAAAAATTTTACGGATATTTTGGAGCATTCTTTTGCCTTCTTCTATCGTAGCAACAATGGTTTTGAAGTTGTCATCAAGTAAGACTAGGTCAGCTGTACTTTTGGCCACGTCACTGCCGGAACCGACCGCAATCCCGATGTTGGCGGCTTTAAGTGATGGTGTATCGTTTACACCGTCGCCGGTCATGGCAACAATTTCGCAACGGGCTTGGTAGAGTTTGGTAATGCGAAGTTTGTCCTCCGGCGCTACTCGAGCAAAGATCTTTACGTGATCAAGGGCAGCAGTCAGTTCTTCGTCGTTCATTTGTTTTACTTGACTACCAGTCAAGATACTATGCTCTCCAACTTCCCAATTTAAGTCCTTGGCTACACTAAGGGCGGTGCCGGGCAGGTCTCCGGTGGCCATAACTACTTTAACTCCGTATGAATCAATCTTCTTCAAGGCGTCCAAGACTTCTGGTCTGATTGGGTCGTAAAAACACACTACTCCAACAAAGGTAACGTCGGTAACGTCTTTTGGTGTAATTTCTGAATCAGTATCTTTGGGTGACATTAGTCCAATTCCCAGGACACGGCGCCCGTTTTGGCTAAGCTGTTCAATCACCTCGCTGGTTTTTTGATGTTCGTCACTGTCTAGACTGGAATGATTTAACAAGACGTCTGGTGCTCCTAAGATTACGTGCGGATTTTGTATATTTTTAAAATTCTTTGGGAGAAAGTGGGTGGATATGCTATTTACAGAAAACTTGTATTTTGAACTAAACGGTATAACGACTTTTATTTCACTTTTTTCCTTCTGTTTAAATCTGATCCCGTGCATCGCGGCACTCTGGACGATGTTTTTCTCTAAAATTGATCCCGTTATTACCCAGTCTTTGGGGTGTAGATCTTCGTCCTCGATAACTACATCAGTGCTACATAGAGCTAGGGTCAGCAACTCTTTCTGATTTTCTGAGTATCTCTCTCTGGTACCGGTGAATATAGGTTTTGCTACCAGATCCTCCTGACCGATAATATCAACCAGCTCCATCTTAGCTTGAGTTAAGGTGCCGGTCTTGTCGGTCATGATTAGGGTGGTTGAGCCTAGGGTCTCGGCGGCGGTTAGGCTGCGCATGATGCCGCGTTTTTTGGCAATTTGTTCAACACCAATGGCTAAAACGGCCGTAAGGCCAATCGGTAAGGATTCTGGGACGGCTCCAACGATGATCGCTATTGATATCAGGAGCATGTCAATAACTGGTTGTTCCTGAAGCAGGCCGAGGATAAAAACCAGCAATACTACCGCTAAAATAACTACCACAATCACCTTGGTTAGTTTTTCCATCGCTATTTGGAGTGGAGTCTTTTCGGTTACGGTGGTGGCTACCAGTTTGGCCAATTTACCGATCTCGGTTTGGTTACCGGTCGCGGTAACAATAGCATAAGCTGAACCAACAACCGCCAAGGTTCCAGCGTAGATCATGTTTGTCCGGTCGGCCAGTAAAGTGGTTTCTGAGATTGTTTCAATTGATTTGGCTTCTGGTATAGATTCGCCAGTTAGTAGCGATTCGTCTACGGTCAGACCGTTTTCCTTAATAATGCGGGCGTCAGCTGTGATACGGGTTCCTCGGGTAATATGTATTAGGTCACCAGGCACTAAGAGTCTGGCGTCAACCTCGCTTTCTTTTCCGTCTCTAATTACTCTGGCTCGGTCCAAAATATATGATTTTAAATCAGCAATAGCCCGTTCGGCTTTGTATTCCTGAAAAAATCCCAAAATAGTATTTACTACAATTGCAAAAGATATAACCAGCGCGTCTGCCCATTCGTTCAGGGTAACGGTTAGGGCCACCGCTATTAACAAGACGATTATCAGGGCATTATTAAATTGGTGAAAAAAAATCTTAAGAGCCCCACGAGTATTATCGTCGGTAAAAATATTATCCCCATATAGAGATAGGCGGTCTTCGGCTTTTTGGCTGGTTAAGCCAAGGGTTTGGTCGGTACTTAGCTCCTTGGCTAGTTGTGTACTGTCTTTTACCCAAGGGTTTATTAACTGGTTCATAGCCATGATCTTAGTTTAACAAAAAAACCAATAATAAGTACTTTATTTTAGTACTATATGTGGTTTTCTCGTTTGGTGTAGTCCTTATATGCTACAATTATGGCTATATGAAAAATCCGTGGGTAATAATTGGAGTAATTGTATTAGTATTAGTAGGAGGTTTATTCTTGTATTCTGGCAGTAATGGAGAAAAAAATAATGAAGGAGTCGATGCTACCAAGGTCTACACTAAAGGTAATCCAGAGGCATCGGTAAGACTGGTCGAATACAGCGATTTTCAGTGCCCGGCCTGTGGCGCTTGGCACCCAATCATTAAAGAGGTTTTAAGTAATGTTCAGGAAGACGTCGTCTTTGAGTACAAGCATTTCCCTTTACCAATGCATGGATTTGCTGAGGCGGCCGCTAGGGCAGCCGAAGCTGCTGGACAGCAAGGTAAGTTTTACGAATACCATGATCTTTTGTTCGAAAACCAGTCAATCTGGTCGACCAGTGGTAATCCCACATCAATGTTTATCAAATATGCTGAAGAGCTTGGTTTAGATATAGACACATTTAAGCGTCAGATGAAGTCGTCGCTGTTGGTGGACAAAATTGCAAATGATGTTAAGGAAGGACATGAGCTTGGGATCACTGGAACACCAACTTTCTTTATTAATGGTGAAAGGGTGGTATTTGGTCCTAATATGACCACCGGAGAAGCGGTCAATCAGCTTTATCAACAAATATCCAATGCCGCTAATCCAGAGGTGCAATTTGAATTAAATCTACCGAATTTACCTGAAAATACCAATTAATTTGTCAAGACTTGATTTTTGTTCATTTTTGTTCTTTTAAAATTATCTGACAAAAAATGTAGTATGCTGTTTATTCAAAATTTATTAACGGCGAAGATAAGATTTTAGATTATTTATATCTAAACTTTATGCAAGAAGAAAACATTCAAGACGATACGTCACCAAAGTCAAAACCAGAAAAAAATATTTTGGTGTACGTTATGAGTATCCCGCCGGGAACAATCAAGAGTATACGTGAATACGAAAAAGTAGCCGGTAGCAAATTTAGGGTAATGCTGCTTTGGGATTCAAGGGTTAGGGGATTGCCGGAAAGGCTCGAGGTGATTAAGGATCTAGATCTAAGTTTAAGCTGTGACTTAGGAAAATCGGACGAAATAGCCAAGGCCCTTTTGCCTTATCAGGACGAACTCCTGGCTATAACTTGCAGACAAGAACAGAGTATAGCTAGATTTGCTGAGGTTATACCTCATGTACCTTACCTATCTACGCCAACCACAGAATCATTGCGTTGGGCCAGTGATAAGTACATGATGCGAAAGCGGTTACAAATTTTTGATCCCAAAATTAACCCTAAGTTTACCTTGGTAAAAAACAACACCAAGAAAGAGCGAGAACGAATAGTTAAGAGTATCGGTTTTCCTATGATGATTAAGCCGACTAACATGGCCGGTAGTCTTTTGGTGTCCATTTGTTACCACGAGGAGGATTTAGAAAAATCTTTACGCACCACCTTCAAAAAGTTACGAAAAGCCTACGCTTTGGATAAGCGAGTGGAGGAGCCAAAACTTATTGCTGAAGAATATATGGACGGCGATATGTATTCAGTTGACTCTTATGTTGGTCCTCGAGGTGGTATTGAGCATTGCCCGTTGGTTAAGGTTGTGACTGGTAAAAAAATTGGACACGATGATTTTTATGGCTATCTTCAGATTACTCCACCGGTGTTCAAAAAAGAGACGATTGAAAAAGCCGAATTGGTTACCAAAAAAGCTATCCACGCACTGGGACTTAGAAACACTATGACTCACACTGAGTTGATGAAAATTGATGATGAATGGAAGGTGGTGGAGATTGGGGCTCGTATGGGCGGTTTTAGACATCTGCTACACAGTTTGACCTGTAATATTGACCACTCTCTAAATGATATCTTAACTAGAATTCCGCAGAAAGTGACCGTTTCTAAAAAATGCAACAGTTATGCCTGTGCCATGAAGTGGTTTGCCAGTGAAGAGGGTAAAATAACCGAAATGAAAGGCATTAAGAAGATTGAGCAATTACAATCATTCCATAGTATAGATGTAAATAAGAAAATCGGTGATCGAGCGGTTTTTGCTAGAAATGGTGGGCGTTCTGTCTTTAATCTTATCTTGCATAATGCTGACCGGTCTAAACTTCTGTCTGATATCAGACGAGTAGAACAATTAGTGGAGATAAAAGTCTCTTCGCGCAAGAAAGGTGGGGAAGCCGCTAAACAATAGTACCTATATCTGGTAAGATGGTGGTAAGTATGATGCGCACTCGTGATTTTTTGCTGTTTCTACTGTCGGCCGGATTTTTGGTGTTGGCGATTTTAATTACAGCGAAGGATGATGAGACTAATCAGGAACCGGTAAAGTTGTTTGAAGATGGTGTAGAGGAGACTATCTATTCAGCAACGGTTGATGCATTTTCAGAATTAAATCGTGCCGAAAATTTGGCTCACATGCGAGAGAAATTGGCTGAAAATGGAGTTAGTCAGCAGGTGGCATCCGCCATATCAGCTACCTTGGAGACTTCAACTGATTTGCCGCTAATAGACAATGTGGATTTGGAGGATGAGGTTGCTGATGAGAACGAGCCGCTTTTATGTGCAAATTATCATACTGCAGCGCCACTTTGGACACCACAAGGTTTGTCATTTGAGGTGGTCGAAGGAGCGCGCATCTTGTATCGTCATAATGATATAGCTACTTCAGGAAATCAGCTTAATGGTGAGATGGTTTTACAGCTACCTCTTAGATCTACAGCACAATCTGCTCCCAGTTGTATATCAACTGACGTGGTTGGTGTAGCTCTTGATGGGTCGTTGATAAGAAACAACGAGCAGAATTTGTACTCTATTTTTGGTGCTGATTCACTAATCGGCTATGCTCTTGATGGGTTTCCAATTTATGGTTTAAATGAGACAGTTAAAGCCGATCGTTGTGGTGGCCTTGGTGTAGGTGGTCAGTACCGGTATTACTTATCATCGGAACGTACTAGTGTGCTAGGTTGTTTTGCTGGTGTGCCGGTTAATCTATAATAAACATGCCTACCCTTATTTTTGATATTGAAACAGTGGGAGAGAACTGGAGTGGCTTAGATGAAACAACTAAATCCGTTTTAACACACTGGCTGGATAAGACCAGTCGCACGACTGAAGAAAAAGAACTAATGCTTAAGGATATTAAGTCAGGGCTGGGCTTTTCACCTTTGACGGGCTTTGTGGTAGCGATTGGCCTTTATGATTTGGAGAGACGGCAAGGGGTGGTCTACTACACTGGATCAGGCGAAGAAATTGATGAAGAAATTGATGGCTATGTCTACAAACAACGAACTGAGAGTGAGATGATTAGTGAATTTTGGGATGGAGCTAAACATTATGATACTTTCGTTACTTTCAACGGCCGTTCGTTTGATGTTCCTTTTTTGCTACATCGTTCAGTGGTGCATAGCGTTAAGCCGACTAAAAATTTAATGGAGGGACGATATCCAAATCAGCAAAAAAGTTGTCGACATGTTGATCTGCAGGATGAGCTAACTTTTTTTGGGGCGATGTATCGTCGGCCAAGTTTGCATCTTTTCTGTCGTGCTTATGGGATAGATAGTCCAAAGGCAGAGGTGAGCGGTGATGATGTCGCGGAACTTTTTCTGGGAAAAAAGTTCCGCGACATCGCTCTATACAACGCCCGCGATGTAGTAGCAACTACTGCTCTTTACGAAAAATGGCACGATTACCTGCGGTTTGATACTGAGGAAAAGATTGATTTTTGAGTAATATTGTGGTTTTATTTAATTAGCTTACTTATATTTATAGAACATTACATTAATGGTGGGGGGTAAATATGTTCTTTTCCAAAATTACAAATTTTTTCAGGCCATGGTGGGAAGTAGTTGATCGTGACGAAGTTTCTGAGCAGTATGGAATAAAGATAACGGGTGATCCGACTGCTTGGCCCAAATGGATTTTAATTTTATGGCGCTTTCAGCACAAGTGGTGTATCTTCGAAGTTGAAAATAATGATGAATCATACTGGGTTTATTTTGTAGATAGAAAAACTAGTATGATGTATCGAAAGGAGATAATTGGCAAATATTTTGCTGCTCGTATACCAAAACAAGACATTAGGTTTGTGGCGGTTAACACTTTTAATCTAGAATGTTCGTTTAAGATAAGAGTTGTCGAGACTTGTCTCAGTTATTTGGAGGTCCACGATCATAAATCAGATTTTCCTGGGCTTGAGCTCATTTAATTTTTAACTGCCTGTTTGAGAAAGCTGTGTGTTAACTCATACAGCTTTTTGTTATACTTATTCTACTATGGCTGAAAAAAAATTTCCCGAAGGATTTTATTGGGGCGCGGCTACTTCCGCTTTTCAGGTTGAAGGTGGAATTGAAAATGTTGATTGGTCTAAAGCTGCCAAAGAAGGTAGGGTACCGGTCTGTGGCAGAGCTTGTGATCATTATCATCGCTATGAAGAGGACTTTGATATTGCTAAAGAACTGGGTCATACCGCTCATCGTTTTTCAGTTGAATGGGCGAGGATTGAGCCGGAAGAAGGAAAATTTAATGAAGAAACTATCCTGCATTACCGGAAGGTTTTGGAAGCGCTGCATAAGCGTGGAATTAAACCGTTTATTACTCTGTGGCACTTTACTTTACCGCTTTGGTTTTCTGAATCAGGGGGTTTTGAGCGTAAGGATGCCCCTGAAATATTTGCTCGTTATTCAGCCTTTGTAGTATCAGGTCTTGGTGATCTTTGTGGACACTTTTCAACCATGAATGAGCCAAATGTTTTTGGTAGTAATGGTTGGCTTAGAGGTTCCTGGCCACCTTTTAAACGTTTCTCTCTGACTGATATGGTGGCGATAACCAATTCGGGTCGCCAGCATGAAGCTAAAGCCAGTAAAGGTATTAAACCTTTGTTTTTGTATTTTAAAGTGATGAAAAACTTGGCTGATGCACACAATCTGGCTTATCAAGAGATAAAAAAAACTTCGCCACAAACTGAAGTTAGTGTTGTTAAGCACGTTATAGTTTTTGACGCTAATTGGAATCCTTTTAATAAACTGGCAGCTAAATTCGCTAATTATATTTGGACGCACAAGTTTATGAAGCGTGTATATAAACACTGCGATTCCATAGGTTTGAATTATTATTTTTATACTCAATTTGGAGATAAAAGACAATGGCGAAAGACAGATATGGATTGGAATTTTGCACCGGAAAGGATTTATGATGCTTTGATTATGCTTAGTCGATACAATAAGCCATTGTTTATTTCTGAAGCTGGGTTGGCCGATGCGTCTGATTCAGGTCGAGAGGAGTATATAACAAAGCAAGTAGCAGCTACTTGGCAAGCCATTCAAGAAGAGGTAGATGTTCGTGGTCATTTATATTGGTCACTCTTAGATAATTACGAGTGGGCGCTGGGCTTTGGAAAAAGATTTGGTCTTGTTGAAGTTAATTACGATACGCTAGAGAGAAAAATCCGACCATCCGCCTACGTGTATAAGAAAATCTGTGAGGAAAATGGGGTGGTAGAATAAAGTCATGTCATGGATATTGTTGGCTACTATTGGGCAATTTATCAACGCCATTGTAGCCTTTTTGGACAAATACATAGTGTCAGATGAAAAGGCTTTACCGCGTCCGTTTGTGTACGCTTTTTATTCCTGTCTTTTGACCGGTTCTTGGCTTTTGGTGTTTTTTGCCGGCTACATTCCGGTTTTGACTGCTATGGGTATACCGACTTTTGAAAATATCCAAAAACCAACCATACAAGTGGTCGGGATGTCGACTTTAGCGGCCTATACGTTCTTTATGGCTCTGGTGTCGCTTTACGATGCTTTAAAACAAAATGAAGCAGTTAATGTAATGCCGGTAGTTGGTGCAGTGTCGGCCCTTATGACTTTTGCTATGAGCTATCTGTTTTTGGGTACGGGTTTATCTCCTAATTTTATGTGGGGTGTATTGGTATTGGCTCTTGGTACTTCTTTGGTTACCCAAAGCATGCCCAAGCAGAGCACTATCTTAATTGTTTTTCACAGTGGTCTGTTTTTTGCTCTACATTTCATCGCCATGAAGGGGCTTTTTCTGGAAACAAGCTTTGATGATGGTTTCTTTTGGTCTAGAGTTGCTCTCGTATTATTTGCTCTATCACTACTTTTGGTACCGGTCTATTACGAAAAGGTTAAGGAGCACACGAAAGGAACTAGTCCAAAAACTGGCTTCTTAATCATATTCGCTAAAATTTTAGCCGGTATTGCTGCTTTTTTACTTCTAAAAGCCACAGATCTCGGTGATGTGACGGTGGTGCAGGCTCTGGATGGGCTTAAGTTTGTCTTTATTTTACTCATTACCTTATTCTTTGGTTCACTCATGCCACAAACCTGTGTCAAGGTTGATACTCGGCCGCGAAGAGTGTTTCGTCAGGTGTTGTATGTCATGGTGATTACTGTTGGTTATTTCATTTTGTTTTTATAGATAGGTTATGTATTGGTTTAAAAAAGCAGCTCTCATCTTAGTGTTCATTGTTTCCTTTTTGGCGTTACTTACGCTCTTCCTGTCTTACGAAAAGAAGCCTGAAACCATTACTTATGGTATGTCGTTTAATGTTCTTTATGCGAAAGAGCTCGGTCTTGATTGGCAGGAAACATATGATGCGATTTTAGACGACTTAGGGGTTAGACATCTGCGGTTGGCAGCCCACTGGCCGATGGTGGAACCGATTAGGGGTGAATATAACTTTACCGAACTGGATTATCAGTTAGCTAGAGCAAAGGAAGTAGGAGCCGATGTTATTTTAGCGGTTGGACGACGGTTGCCACGCTGGCCAGAGTGTCATGTACCAAATTGGGCGAAGCCGCTTGATCTTGAAGAAAGAAATGCCGAACAGCTGGAATACATGAGGCAAGTAATAGAAAGATATAAAGACGACCCGACCATAAAGTACTGGCAGGTTGAAAACGAACCCTTTTTGGAGTTATTTGCTTATGAGTTTTGTGGCAAGCTTGATGTCGGGTTTTTAGAAGAAGAGATTGCCTTAGTGCATGAACTTGATCCGACTAGACAAGTCATTGTGACTGATAGTGGAAACTTGGGTATGTGGAGTGGTGCTTACAAGCGGGGCGATATTTTCGGCACCAGTGTCTATGTGCATTTTTGGAATCCTGAACTTGGTCAATTTCGGACTTTGCAGCCAGCTTGGGTTTACCGAGTCAAAAATAATTGGAACGCTATGATTTATGGAGAAAAACAAACGTTCTTGATTGAATTATCGGTGGAGCCATGGTTGGTAGCACCGATCTCTGATGTTCCTATTGAAACACAGTTTTCGCGTATGGATTTAGAAAAATTTGAAGATATCTTAAAATATGCTGAATCTACTAGATTTGATAAACAATATCTTTGGGGTGCAGAATGGTGGTATTGGCTTAAAACCAAAAAACGTCCTGAAATGTGGGAACGAGGACAGGAGTTATTTCTGAAAGAAAATTAAAAACCTTGCGTACAACTAAGTTACAAGCTAAATAATTTAAATATATGCAATTACGACAAATCTTTCTTACTATTTTAGTTAGTAGTTTGGTAACCTCCCTGATTTTGATCGGGTATGAATCTAGGTCAAATACTGGTATGCAGGTTGTTAGTGGTGATGTAGATCAATCAAACATAACCGACTCTTATATGCCAGAGAACGAGCAAATTATCTCGATGATAGAACACGTAAATCCAGCTGTGGTTTCGGTGGTGGTAACTAAGGATGTTCCGATTTATGAACGCTATTATGAGCAGTTTGATCCTTGGGGTTTGTTTGGAGGATTTTCTGTACCACGAACGCGTGAGTTGGGTACCGAAGAGAAGGAGGTCGGTGGTGGTTCAGGGTTTGTTGTAAGCGACAACGGCTTGATTGTCACTAATCGGCATGTGGTAGATGACCCAGAGGCGCGTTATTCAATTTTAACTAATGATGGAGTAGCTTACGATGTGGAGGTGTTGGCTCGGGATCAACAGTTAGATATCGCTGTATTAAAAGTGCTTGATCTGCCTGAAGATGTGGTCTTACCTTCTCTTTCCTTTGGTGATTCTGAAAGTCTTAAGCTCGGGCAGCGGGTAGTAGCTATTGGAAATGCTTTGGCTGAATTTAGAAATTCAGTGTCAGTTGGTGTGGTATCTGGGCTGGCTCGCTCGATCACTGCTACAGACGGTAGTGGGAGGAGTGAAAATCTAGATCAGGTTATACAAACTGACGCAGCTATCAACCCCGGTAATTCCGGAGGCCCGCTTTTGGATATAGATGGTAATGTGATTGGGGTTAATGTTGCTACCTCACGCGGGGCTGATAACATCGGTTTTGCTTTGCCGGCTCACGTGGTGAAAGGGGTAGTAGAGTCAGTCAAGGAGCATGGTAAGATTGTGAGACCGTTTCTAGGTGTGCGTTATGTGATGATTGATCCAGAGCTCCAGAAAAAGAATAATATTACTGTTGATTATGGTGCTTTGATTGCTAGGGGTGAGTCACGAGATGAGTTGGCGGTTATGCCAGGCTCACCGGCTGACAAGGCTGGTTTGGTAGAAAACGATATAATATTATCAATTGATGGAGAAAAGTTGGGTGATAGCGATTTGGCTACTATCTTGCGGTCCAAGCAGGTAGGGGACACAATAAAACTTACGATTCTTCATAAGGGAGTAGAGGAAACTAAAGCTGTTACGTTAATAGAAATGCCAAACGGTAATTAATACAAGTGATTCTGTTGGTCAAGGTGTTATAATTATCAGCGATACTGCATAAAGTATCGCTGATAATTTTATGCCAATGGATAATCTCAAAAAGGAATTTAATCAAGTGTCTAAAACTGTGGCTAAGGAAGCTTTGCAAACAGCCGATATTTTAGAGTCTGGTGTAGAGAAGACTGTCACTGATGTAGATCGCTATGTTGAGCCGATTCGCCTTACAGTTTTTAGGCGGTACCCGATTTTGTTTTCAGTGTTGGTTTTATCTGGCGCGGTTATCACTACGTTAGGTTTCGAATATATACTTCATCGCTACAGTATT
Above is a genomic segment from Candidatus Nomurabacteria bacterium containing:
- a CDS encoding HAD-IC family P-type ATPase, whose protein sequence is MNQLINPWVKDSTQLAKELSTDQTLGLTSQKAEDRLSLYGDNIFTDDNTRGALKIFFHQFNNALIIVLLIAVALTVTLNEWADALVISFAIVVNTILGFFQEYKAERAIADLKSYILDRARVIRDGKESEVDARLLVPGDLIHITRGTRITADARIIKENGLTVDESLLTGESIPEAKSIETISETTLLADRTNMIYAGTLAVVGSAYAIVTATGNQTEIGKLAKLVATTVTEKTPLQIAMEKLTKVIVVVILAVVLLVFILGLLQEQPVIDMLLISIAIIVGAVPESLPIGLTAVLAIGVEQIAKKRGIMRSLTAAETLGSTTLIMTDKTGTLTQAKMELVDIIGQEDLVAKPIFTGTRERYSENQKELLTLALCSTDVVIEDEDLHPKDWVITGSILEKNIVQSAAMHGIRFKQKEKSEIKVVIPFSSKYKFSVNSISTHFLPKNFKNIQNPHVILGAPDVLLNHSSLDSDEHQKTSEVIEQLSQNGRRVLGIGLMSPKDTDSEITPKDVTDVTFVGVVCFYDPIRPEVLDALKKIDSYGVKVVMATGDLPGTALSVAKDLNWEVGEHSILTGSQVKQMNDEELTAALDHVKIFARVAPEDKLRITKLYQARCEIVAMTGDGVNDTPSLKAANIGIAVGSGSDVAKSTADLVLLDDNFKTIVATIEEGKRMLQNIRKIFVYLMSNSLDEVFLIGGAIIAGLAMPLSAIQIIWVNLFTGSIPSIAYAFDKQAVTKDRPNKTFFDSSVKFLTIGVGVFTSTLLFFLYVALLDFDVPLETAQNVIFACFGSYILLIAFSFRNLELPIYKYSLTENKILLLGVIGGLSLLIMTLYIPFFQNIFDTSALTLPWLLFVIVWILLNVVIVEIAKWFSYTYLKTKS
- a CDS encoding thioredoxin domain-containing protein, encoding MKNPWVIIGVIVLVLVGGLFLYSGSNGEKNNEGVDATKVYTKGNPEASVRLVEYSDFQCPACGAWHPIIKEVLSNVQEDVVFEYKHFPLPMHGFAEAAARAAEAAGQQGKFYEYHDLLFENQSIWSTSGNPTSMFIKYAEELGLDIDTFKRQMKSSLLVDKIANDVKEGHELGITGTPTFFINGERVVFGPNMTTGEAVNQLYQQISNAANPEVQFELNLPNLPENTN
- a CDS encoding ATP-grasp domain-containing protein; the encoded protein is MQEENIQDDTSPKSKPEKNILVYVMSIPPGTIKSIREYEKVAGSKFRVMLLWDSRVRGLPERLEVIKDLDLSLSCDLGKSDEIAKALLPYQDELLAITCRQEQSIARFAEVIPHVPYLSTPTTESLRWASDKYMMRKRLQIFDPKINPKFTLVKNNTKKERERIVKSIGFPMMIKPTNMAGSLLVSICYHEEDLEKSLRTTFKKLRKAYALDKRVEEPKLIAEEYMDGDMYSVDSYVGPRGGIEHCPLVKVVTGKKIGHDDFYGYLQITPPVFKKETIEKAELVTKKAIHALGLRNTMTHTELMKIDDEWKVVEIGARMGGFRHLLHSLTCNIDHSLNDILTRIPQKVTVSKKCNSYACAMKWFASEEGKITEMKGIKKIEQLQSFHSIDVNKKIGDRAVFARNGGRSVFNLILHNADRSKLLSDIRRVEQLVEIKVSSRKKGGEAAKQ
- a CDS encoding ribonuclease H-like domain-containing protein; translated protein: MPTLIFDIETVGENWSGLDETTKSVLTHWLDKTSRTTEEKELMLKDIKSGLGFSPLTGFVVAIGLYDLERRQGVVYYTGSGEEIDEEIDGYVYKQRTESEMISEFWDGAKHYDTFVTFNGRSFDVPFLLHRSVVHSVKPTKNLMEGRYPNQQKSCRHVDLQDELTFFGAMYRRPSLHLFCRAYGIDSPKAEVSGDDVAELFLGKKFRDIALYNARDVVATTALYEKWHDYLRFDTEEKIDF
- a CDS encoding glycoside hydrolase family 1 protein produces the protein MAEKKFPEGFYWGAATSAFQVEGGIENVDWSKAAKEGRVPVCGRACDHYHRYEEDFDIAKELGHTAHRFSVEWARIEPEEGKFNEETILHYRKVLEALHKRGIKPFITLWHFTLPLWFSESGGFERKDAPEIFARYSAFVVSGLGDLCGHFSTMNEPNVFGSNGWLRGSWPPFKRFSLTDMVAITNSGRQHEAKASKGIKPLFLYFKVMKNLADAHNLAYQEIKKTSPQTEVSVVKHVIVFDANWNPFNKLAAKFANYIWTHKFMKRVYKHCDSIGLNYYFYTQFGDKRQWRKTDMDWNFAPERIYDALIMLSRYNKPLFISEAGLADASDSGREEYITKQVAATWQAIQEEVDVRGHLYWSLLDNYEWALGFGKRFGLVEVNYDTLERKIRPSAYVYKKICEENGVVE
- a CDS encoding beta-galactosidase, whose amino-acid sequence is MYWFKKAALILVFIVSFLALLTLFLSYEKKPETITYGMSFNVLYAKELGLDWQETYDAILDDLGVRHLRLAAHWPMVEPIRGEYNFTELDYQLARAKEVGADVILAVGRRLPRWPECHVPNWAKPLDLEERNAEQLEYMRQVIERYKDDPTIKYWQVENEPFLELFAYEFCGKLDVGFLEEEIALVHELDPTRQVIVTDSGNLGMWSGAYKRGDIFGTSVYVHFWNPELGQFRTLQPAWVYRVKNNWNAMIYGEKQTFLIELSVEPWLVAPISDVPIETQFSRMDLEKFEDILKYAESTRFDKQYLWGAEWWYWLKTKKRPEMWERGQELFLKEN
- a CDS encoding trypsin-like peptidase domain-containing protein, encoding MPENEQIISMIEHVNPAVVSVVVTKDVPIYERYYEQFDPWGLFGGFSVPRTRELGTEEKEVGGGSGFVVSDNGLIVTNRHVVDDPEARYSILTNDGVAYDVEVLARDQQLDIAVLKVLDLPEDVVLPSLSFGDSESLKLGQRVVAIGNALAEFRNSVSVGVVSGLARSITATDGSGRSENLDQVIQTDAAINPGNSGGPLLDIDGNVIGVNVATSRGADNIGFALPAHVVKGVVESVKEHGKIVRPFLGVRYVMIDPELQKKNNITVDYGALIARGESRDELAVMPGSPADKAGLVENDIILSIDGEKLGDSDLATILRSKQVGDTIKLTILHKGVEETKAVTLIEMPNGN